One window of the Acaryochloris sp. CCMEE 5410 genome contains the following:
- a CDS encoding acyltransferase family protein — MTYSSSSSRFSSLDVFRGIAIAGMLLVNKSGLVKEAYPQLLHADWHGWTLADLVFPFFLVVLGASMAFSMARHTASLTQPKRAVYLKILRRSAVLFGLGLFLNGFWSFNFSTLRVMGILQRISLTYLASAFVILKLPRKSQWGLTGLLLVGYWLALSFIPVPEFGPGNLTRTGNFGAYIDRLIIGSSHLYVGDQFNSMGDPEGLFSTLPAIATVLLGYFAGDWIRKRGSGLKIKTSRQSLALASYGLFSTGLGLLWSIWFPINKKLWTSSYVLFTVGIALILLAVCYELIEVRRIRLWSKPFEVLGLNSIAVFMASVLVIKVLVLTKLGSGEDAINAFTWLFQHLFLTWASPDLGSFLFAFLTLCFWWIVAYILYRQQWFFKI, encoded by the coding sequence ATGACCTATTCTTCTTCCTCGTCACGCTTTAGTTCCCTGGATGTGTTTCGGGGGATCGCCATTGCTGGCATGCTTTTGGTCAATAAATCAGGTTTAGTCAAAGAAGCCTATCCTCAACTCCTCCATGCCGATTGGCATGGCTGGACTTTGGCAGATTTGGTGTTCCCTTTCTTCTTAGTTGTTCTGGGTGCATCAATGGCGTTTTCCATGGCCAGACACACAGCTTCCTTGACTCAACCTAAACGGGCTGTCTACCTAAAAATCCTCCGACGTAGCGCTGTGCTGTTTGGATTGGGGTTATTTCTCAATGGGTTTTGGTCCTTTAACTTCAGTACGCTGCGGGTGATGGGAATTCTGCAGCGGATTAGCTTGACCTATTTAGCCTCTGCATTCGTCATCTTAAAGCTGCCCCGAAAGAGCCAATGGGGTCTAACAGGGCTGCTACTGGTGGGATATTGGCTGGCACTTTCGTTTATCCCGGTGCCAGAATTTGGACCTGGGAACTTGACCCGTACGGGTAATTTTGGAGCCTATATTGACCGTCTGATTATTGGTTCGTCCCACCTATACGTGGGGGATCAGTTTAATTCCATGGGTGATCCAGAAGGCTTGTTTAGTACTTTGCCTGCGATCGCAACCGTGCTACTGGGCTATTTTGCGGGAGACTGGATTCGGAAACGAGGTAGCGGTCTCAAGATTAAAACCAGTCGCCAAAGCTTGGCCCTGGCCTCCTATGGTTTGTTCAGCACAGGCTTGGGACTGTTATGGAGTATTTGGTTCCCCATTAACAAAAAGCTATGGACGAGTTCCTATGTCTTGTTTACCGTCGGCATTGCCCTGATTCTGCTAGCGGTCTGCTATGAGTTGATCGAAGTCCGACGCATCCGTCTCTGGAGCAAGCCTTTTGAGGTTCTAGGTCTCAATTCCATTGCAGTGTTTATGGCATCGGTGTTGGTAATTAAAGTCTTAGTCCTCACCAAACTGGGATCTGGAGAGGATGCTATCAACGCCTTTACGTGGTTATTTCAACATCTATTCTTGACGTGGGCGAGTCCAGATCTTGGGTCGTTCCTTTTTGCATTTCTGACCCTCTGTTTTTGGTGGATTGTGGCCTATATCCTTTATCGACAGCAGTGGTTCTTTAAGATCTGA